From Cohaesibacter gelatinilyticus, the proteins below share one genomic window:
- a CDS encoding Crp/Fnr family transcriptional regulator, whose amino-acid sequence MGHLPDPMALGHGNALPMKARNIFTPELMKQARPRNLVCGELICCPEEDAQSVFMIKRGSIKIYRNTRDGREVIVELLSKGEIFGESAVLLDSPFDCYAEALEPTQILQVPANLFRKAIAADPAYAWTLLGHVAQNVQRMEEELERSILLNAPQKVGCYLLRQIAGAQKRSYGHSGFCPALLPFSKALVAFKLGMTPETMSRSIRKLVSLGLLRERGRTMVGIDPENLTQYCCQSCSQSFPCQSAELAP is encoded by the coding sequence ATGGGACATCTTCCGGATCCAATGGCGCTTGGGCATGGCAATGCCTTGCCGATGAAGGCGCGCAATATTTTTACACCAGAACTGATGAAACAGGCGCGGCCACGCAATCTGGTCTGCGGAGAATTGATCTGCTGCCCGGAAGAGGATGCGCAATCGGTCTTCATGATCAAACGAGGATCCATCAAGATCTATCGCAACACCCGTGACGGCCGCGAAGTGATTGTCGAGCTGCTGAGCAAGGGCGAGATCTTTGGTGAAAGTGCCGTTCTGCTGGACAGTCCCTTTGATTGCTATGCCGAAGCCCTGGAGCCAACGCAGATCCTGCAGGTGCCAGCCAACTTGTTTCGAAAGGCCATTGCCGCCGATCCGGCCTATGCCTGGACTCTTCTTGGCCATGTCGCGCAGAATGTGCAGCGGATGGAAGAGGAATTGGAGCGGTCAATTCTGCTGAATGCGCCGCAGAAGGTGGGCTGCTATCTTTTGCGTCAGATTGCTGGTGCCCAGAAACGCTCGTATGGGCATTCTGGCTTTTGTCCGGCTCTGTTGCCCTTCAGCAAGGCGCTTGTTGCCTTCAAGCTGGGGATGACTCCGGAAACCATGTCGCGCTCCATTCGCAAGCTGGTCAGTCTTGGCCTGTTGCGAGAACGGGGGCGCACCATGGTCGGCATTGATCCTGAAAATCTGACGCAATACTGCTGTCAGTCCTGCTCCCAGAGCTTTCCCTGCCAAAGCGCCGAACTGGCCCCGTGA
- the pdxY gene encoding pyridoxal kinase codes for MQTADRAQRPLVISIQSQVCLGHVGNSAAARPMRALGIDLIEVPTALLSNHPHYATMRGDLLPPVWLEDLLLGLQERGLLQRASMVLSGFLGSPQSARIVTRFVERAKQINPDLYYACDPVMGDSDLGFFAPEELQTIFRDDLLPLTDCLLPNAFELEALSGIAISDAEAVQAAREKLSVPAILASSVPVPDNEELIASIYADSEGSVHASNQRMDVRPAGTGDLLAGLFIGRLAMGAGPITALSKAVQGVAVALKHTDSEQWAEMPIDAYLDEIIAPRD; via the coding sequence ATGCAAACAGCTGATCGCGCCCAGCGACCGTTGGTCATTTCCATTCAAAGTCAGGTCTGCCTTGGTCATGTGGGCAACAGCGCAGCTGCGCGCCCGATGCGGGCTCTTGGTATCGATCTGATCGAGGTGCCGACAGCGCTTTTGAGCAACCATCCGCATTATGCCACGATGCGCGGCGATCTGCTGCCGCCGGTCTGGCTGGAAGATTTGTTGCTTGGCTTGCAGGAGCGCGGGCTTTTGCAGCGGGCCTCGATGGTGCTGAGCGGCTTTCTTGGCTCGCCTCAATCGGCCAGGATTGTTACCAGATTTGTGGAGCGCGCAAAGCAGATCAATCCCGATCTCTATTATGCCTGTGATCCGGTGATGGGAGACAGCGATCTCGGTTTCTTTGCGCCAGAAGAATTGCAGACGATCTTTCGTGATGACTTGTTGCCGCTCACAGACTGTCTGTTGCCTAATGCATTCGAGCTGGAAGCCTTGAGCGGGATTGCGATTTCTGATGCTGAGGCGGTACAGGCCGCGCGGGAGAAACTATCTGTCCCGGCCATTCTGGCATCAAGCGTGCCTGTTCCTGACAATGAGGAATTGATTGCCAGCATCTACGCTGACAGCGAAGGAAGCGTGCATGCCAGCAATCAGCGCATGGATGTCAGACCGGCAGGCACCGGAGATTTGCTGGCTGGCTTGTTCATCGGGCGTCTGGCAATGGGAGCGGGTCCCATCACTGCGTTGAGCAAAGCCGTTCAAGGCGTGGCTGTGGCGCTGAAACATACCGATAGCGAACAATGGGCGGAAATGCCGATTGATGCCTATCTTGATGAGATCATTGCGCCGCGTGATTGA
- a CDS encoding vWA domain-containing protein codes for MNIFKISNLFKTIVPLTFLCGPAFANDATMFVFDASGSMWGQIEGRSKIETARTAFREIGQNWQGKQTGLIAYGHRRKGDCRDIETIVPLSKDGYGAVAGAIASLTPKGKTPLSAAVRQAAEHLKFEENAATVILFSDGIETCDADPCALASQLDTLGIDFTAHVIGFGIASKDDKAKLQCIANNTGGTYRDASDAGSLKDALNNLAKEQAPKTEEEATGSTQLTLTLALGEGTVRPDEVSFRAINQRTGKKQLLGKLQGADQILTGLSAKLAHGHYQIEAISPEGKGSVDAQINGKSKELAVPFTAGAASFSLLDQGPYQLGIEHSFFLHAEGALQSNAEYSVQLMDPANKTRIDQEYRFGSDGAGLSWHTFASPAKAGTYEVQVIQDGKILSRSPVAYVADHTPTWTGDLDGAPGGKLKAGITGNLYYSNQLVLRQNGQEIQSTSLENLITPQGLFLTLPAQSGTYDLSYIHTDAADNRVETNLTTLRVGDVTLPDDPDSVAAPTDQSNISDKDRQVFEVKNTPSTADPATLRKVTQDQMSHYCADQDLCLIDIPRLGASKIPLLRGFGLNGASDDGRGRPTFTVFNVENGEWLIHNPTFMQQLTDCIGYGPSGERDPDHGPTVDSMCILRDSNGRSVYQFELLEEWTSNRLAASNAAMEKKAKASGHLDADGHGPDMADLSQSLFGDWTLTTLDQSKPLGMIRFEPTQNNAETTGMISLQNQALIRMPPVDIALPKITLQRDGAEGDVYSIQFEGGEGAQKTNVLLNRPGDWDGQAREYVGVLVTNGYKAQFKVRAFKQ; via the coding sequence CCTATGGCCATCGCAGAAAAGGCGATTGCCGCGACATCGAAACCATCGTGCCTTTGTCAAAGGATGGATATGGCGCGGTGGCAGGGGCCATTGCATCGCTGACCCCCAAGGGTAAAACACCCCTGTCGGCAGCTGTCCGTCAGGCAGCGGAACATTTGAAATTTGAAGAAAATGCCGCGACTGTAATCCTATTCTCCGATGGCATTGAGACTTGCGACGCAGACCCTTGCGCCCTTGCCAGCCAATTGGACACTCTGGGCATCGACTTCACCGCTCACGTAATTGGCTTTGGCATCGCCAGCAAGGACGACAAAGCAAAATTGCAATGCATCGCCAACAATACCGGCGGCACCTATCGCGATGCATCGGACGCCGGGTCACTGAAAGACGCCTTGAACAATCTGGCAAAGGAACAAGCACCCAAAACAGAAGAGGAAGCGACAGGCAGCACCCAACTGACGCTGACACTCGCCCTTGGTGAGGGAACAGTCCGCCCCGATGAGGTCAGCTTTCGCGCCATAAATCAGAGGACCGGCAAGAAACAACTCCTTGGCAAATTGCAGGGTGCGGATCAGATCCTCACCGGCTTGTCAGCCAAACTGGCGCATGGTCACTATCAGATTGAAGCCATCAGTCCTGAAGGCAAGGGAAGTGTGGATGCACAGATCAATGGCAAGAGCAAAGAACTTGCCGTCCCATTCACCGCAGGTGCCGCCAGCTTTTCCCTGCTTGATCAAGGCCCCTATCAGCTTGGTATCGAGCATTCCTTCTTTCTGCATGCCGAAGGAGCGTTGCAATCCAATGCGGAATATTCGGTCCAACTGATGGATCCGGCAAACAAGACACGCATCGATCAGGAATATCGTTTTGGCTCGGACGGAGCTGGCCTTTCCTGGCATACCTTTGCCTCTCCCGCCAAAGCCGGTACTTATGAAGTTCAGGTCATACAGGACGGGAAAATCCTGTCCCGTTCACCTGTCGCCTATGTGGCAGATCACACCCCCACCTGGACTGGCGATCTGGACGGAGCACCCGGCGGCAAACTGAAAGCTGGCATCACCGGCAATCTCTATTATTCCAATCAACTGGTCCTGCGCCAAAACGGCCAGGAGATCCAGAGCACAAGCCTCGAAAATCTGATCACTCCGCAAGGTCTGTTCCTGACTTTACCCGCACAATCCGGGACTTATGATCTATCCTATATCCATACTGATGCAGCAGATAACAGGGTCGAGACAAACCTGACCACCCTTCGCGTCGGCGATGTGACCTTGCCAGATGATCCGGACAGCGTCGCTGCACCAACTGACCAGAGCAATATCAGCGATAAGGATCGGCAGGTCTTTGAGGTAAAGAACACACCATCCACCGCAGACCCGGCAACCTTGCGCAAGGTGACACAAGACCAGATGAGCCATTATTGTGCCGATCAGGATCTCTGCCTCATCGATATTCCACGCCTTGGTGCCAGCAAAATTCCGCTCCTGCGCGGTTTCGGCCTGAATGGCGCAAGTGACGATGGCCGTGGCCGTCCCACTTTCACAGTGTTCAATGTCGAGAATGGTGAATGGCTGATCCATAACCCTACCTTCATGCAACAGCTGACCGATTGCATTGGCTATGGTCCATCGGGTGAGCGCGACCCGGACCATGGCCCGACGGTCGACAGCATGTGCATTTTGCGCGATTCCAATGGCCGCTCCGTCTATCAGTTTGAATTGCTGGAGGAATGGACATCCAACCGCCTTGCAGCAAGCAATGCAGCGATGGAGAAAAAGGCCAAGGCGTCCGGCCATCTGGATGCCGATGGCCATGGCCCCGATATGGCAGATCTCTCTCAGAGCCTGTTTGGTGATTGGACCCTGACCACTCTGGATCAGAGCAAGCCTTTGGGTATGATCCGCTTTGAACCGACACAGAACAATGCTGAGACAACCGGCATGATCTCCTTGCAAAATCAGGCGCTGATCAGGATGCCACCGGTCGACATTGCCTTGCCCAAAATCACCCTTCAACGCGACGGAGCGGAAGGGGACGTCTATTCCATTCAGTTCGAGGGGGGCGAAGGCGCTCAAAAAACCAATGTTTTGCTAAACAGACCCGGTGACTGGGACGGTCAAGCTCGGGAATATGTCGGTGTTCTGGTGACCAATGGATATAAGGCACAATTCAAGGTGCGCGCCTTCAAACAATAG
- a CDS encoding nitrite reductase: MIISFGHKVSIAMGMLLMSTALTSAEPNRGMQVYEDYCASCHGMDLGGYIAPGLNSTRYDGVEGADLVDLISDGVEDTLMPGWGKKLSKEDILAVADYIVKTPVRDIEWTMDDIRKSVKVYVQDESKLPNAPTYAIGSMRDIMAVTARGTYARDGSKVVFFNGANNEQIAELPVDRAPHIVNYDPSNERWAYLKTDGGRIYKIDLYTMQAVRSVQVGFTGPSLAVTFDGKYVVAGSFVPNTAVLLDAKTLEPLKYFKLEGVDPDGKQVEGDSGSITATHFGPYVSISLEQTGQVWIVDTSTPNFETTKIKNVGRHLHDSFLSEDGRYMYIAAYDDNKLSVIDFKTKSMVGAIATGCQPHTGSGAIFKNKAGRNIGVGTNIGAHCDDDRFVTLFDADSFEVIKQLKVSGKTESPAAHPNAPYVIVDIVEGDDMDKLALIDKETLSVSKLLDVGGHAYFPEYTANGKFIYASAGYNGNKLVIFDSTSLEKVKEVDMESPAGIFSHDRPRWGTVGFAPRKLAAN, translated from the coding sequence ATGATTATCAGTTTCGGGCATAAAGTCTCCATTGCCATGGGCATGTTGCTCATGTCGACTGCACTCACTTCCGCCGAGCCAAACAGAGGCATGCAAGTCTATGAAGACTATTGTGCCTCCTGTCATGGAATGGATCTGGGTGGCTATATCGCTCCCGGCCTGAATAGTACTCGCTATGATGGGGTGGAGGGCGCAGATCTGGTGGATCTGATCTCGGACGGGGTGGAAGATACCCTGATGCCGGGCTGGGGCAAAAAGCTGTCCAAGGAGGACATTCTTGCCGTTGCCGATTATATCGTCAAAACACCTGTGCGGGACATTGAATGGACCATGGATGATATCCGCAAATCCGTGAAGGTCTATGTGCAGGATGAAAGCAAGCTGCCCAATGCCCCTACCTATGCGATAGGCTCCATGCGCGATATCATGGCTGTCACCGCTCGTGGCACCTATGCACGCGATGGCTCCAAGGTTGTCTTCTTCAATGGCGCGAACAATGAGCAGATTGCAGAGCTGCCCGTCGACCGTGCGCCGCATATCGTCAATTATGATCCATCCAACGAGCGCTGGGCCTATCTGAAAACCGATGGTGGGCGGATCTACAAGATCGATCTTTACACCATGCAGGCGGTGCGATCCGTCCAGGTTGGCTTTACCGGCCCATCCCTTGCCGTGACCTTTGACGGCAAATATGTGGTTGCCGGGTCCTTCGTGCCCAATACGGCAGTGCTGCTGGATGCCAAGACCCTCGAGCCTTTGAAATATTTCAAGCTGGAAGGTGTTGATCCGGATGGCAAGCAGGTGGAAGGGGATTCCGGTTCCATCACTGCCACGCATTTCGGTCCCTATGTTTCGATCTCGCTGGAGCAAACCGGACAGGTCTGGATTGTCGATACATCCACCCCGAATTTCGAGACCACCAAGATCAAGAATGTTGGCCGCCATTTGCATGACAGTTTCTTGTCCGAAGATGGTCGTTACATGTATATCGCTGCCTATGACGACAACAAATTGAGTGTCATCGACTTCAAGACAAAGAGCATGGTGGGAGCCATTGCAACAGGTTGCCAACCGCATACCGGGTCCGGTGCGATCTTCAAGAACAAAGCTGGCCGCAATATCGGCGTCGGCACCAATATTGGTGCACATTGTGATGATGATCGGTTTGTCACCCTGTTTGATGCTGACAGTTTCGAGGTGATCAAGCAGCTGAAGGTATCCGGCAAGACCGAGAGCCCTGCGGCCCATCCGAACGCGCCTTATGTGATTGTCGATATCGTGGAAGGTGATGATATGGACAAACTCGCCTTGATCGACAAGGAAACCCTGTCTGTTTCCAAGCTGCTGGATGTGGGCGGGCATGCCTATTTCCCTGAATATACGGCCAATGGCAAATTCATCTATGCCAGTGCCGGATATAATGGCAACAAGCTGGTCATCTTCGACAGCACCAGTCTTGAGAAGGTCAAGGAAGTGGATATGGAATCCCCCGCTGGCATCTTCTCTCATGATCGCCCACGTTGGGGCACTGTAGGTTTTGCCCCCCGCAAGCTGGCTGCCAATTAA
- a CDS encoding glutamine amidotransferase has translation MLKVAVVIRHVDFEDLGCFEGVLSDHGYKIYYYDVGVNEIWTLDPCIPELLIILGGPVGVNQMDDYPFLQEEQHILEARLEANKPTLGICLGAQQMAAALGGEITPMEEKEIGFSTLTLSDEGKQGPLAELDGVPVLHWHGDQILLPDGATQLASTEHCPVQAFSMGANILGLQFHPEADAESGLERWLVGHAAELASAGIDPSDLRDDAIKYGPALKAAGQAMLKTWLEGLNS, from the coding sequence ATGCTGAAAGTGGCTGTTGTCATCCGTCATGTGGATTTTGAGGATCTGGGATGCTTTGAAGGTGTTCTCAGCGATCATGGCTACAAGATCTATTATTATGATGTGGGCGTTAATGAGATCTGGACCCTGGATCCCTGCATTCCAGAGCTTTTGATCATTCTTGGTGGACCGGTCGGGGTCAATCAGATGGACGACTATCCCTTCCTGCAAGAAGAACAGCATATATTGGAAGCGCGGCTTGAAGCGAACAAGCCGACCTTGGGCATCTGCCTTGGTGCGCAGCAAATGGCAGCGGCCTTGGGCGGCGAGATCACGCCGATGGAAGAAAAGGAAATCGGCTTCTCGACTTTGACCTTGAGCGATGAGGGCAAACAGGGCCCTTTGGCGGAGCTGGATGGTGTCCCGGTTCTGCATTGGCATGGGGATCAGATCTTGCTTCCAGATGGGGCCACGCAACTGGCTTCAACGGAACACTGCCCTGTTCAGGCTTTTTCCATGGGAGCGAATATTCTGGGCTTGCAGTTTCACCCGGAAGCTGATGCTGAAAGCGGGCTGGAACGCTGGCTTGTGGGCCATGCTGCCGAGCTGGCCAGCGCCGGGATTGACCCGTCCGATCTGCGCGATGATGCTATCAAATATGGACCGGCTCTCAAGGCGGCCGGGCAGGCAATGCTGAAGACGTGGCTGGAAGGGCTCAATTCATGA
- a CDS encoding MOSC domain-containing protein — MKTKVDQLLVGSVQAIPGHEVKSGIVKRPVMSRLMLRKDGFETDAQADLKHHGGLAKAVHHYPFEHYESWCELIGEQAVLSQPGAFGENISTTGLTEQSVAIGDRFRFGDALIEVSQGRQPCWKLNLRFGVPSMAKQVQKSGMTGWYYRVLEEGYCEAGQELELVERISPDWTLHRLWKTLYVDVLNREELAGMAALEHLPDGWRGYAERRLQTMQVEDWSKRLTGK; from the coding sequence ATGAAGACAAAGGTTGATCAGCTCTTGGTCGGAAGCGTTCAGGCTATCCCCGGCCACGAGGTGAAAAGTGGCATTGTCAAACGCCCTGTCATGTCGCGGCTGATGCTGCGCAAGGACGGGTTCGAGACCGATGCGCAGGCGGATCTGAAACATCATGGCGGGTTGGCGAAAGCCGTCCATCATTATCCGTTCGAGCATTATGAAAGCTGGTGTGAGCTGATTGGCGAGCAGGCAGTGCTCAGCCAACCCGGAGCCTTTGGCGAGAATATCTCCACTACTGGCCTGACTGAACAAAGCGTTGCGATTGGGGACCGCTTCCGCTTCGGCGATGCCTTGATTGAAGTTTCGCAAGGGCGACAGCCTTGCTGGAAACTGAACCTGCGCTTTGGTGTCCCGAGCATGGCCAAGCAGGTGCAGAAAAGTGGCATGACCGGCTGGTATTATCGGGTGCTGGAAGAGGGCTATTGCGAAGCGGGACAAGAGCTGGAGCTGGTGGAGCGCATCTCGCCGGACTGGACGCTTCACCGGCTCTGGAAGACGCTCTATGTCGATGTGCTGAATAGGGAAGAACTGGCTGGTATGGCGGCCTTGGAGCATCTGCCCGATGGCTGGCGTGGCTATGCCGAACGTCGCTTGCAGACGATGCAGGTGGAAGATTGGTCCAAACGTCTCACCGGCAAATAG